In Daucus carota subsp. sativus chromosome 4, DH1 v3.0, whole genome shotgun sequence, one DNA window encodes the following:
- the LOC108216482 gene encoding mediator of RNA polymerase II transcription subunit 31: MMDSSEETKEMDASPSPKNIYKDPDDGRQRFLLELEFVQCLANPTYIHYLAQNRYFEDEAFIGYLKYLQYWQRPEYIKFIMYPHSLFFLEQLQNESFRNAMAHPANKELAHRQQFYFWKNYRNNRLKHILPRPLPESVATPQAAAPPPAPATSRASTIASSTPIPTSAAGSIPSPMPYAIPSGSSLAKNDPRNSGVDRRKKK, encoded by the exons ATGATGGATTCAAGTGAAGAAACCAAAGAGATGGATGCTAGCCCGTC GCCAAAGAACATATACAAAGATCCAGATGATGGGCGTCAACGCTTCTTGCTGGAGTTGGAATTTGTGCAATGTCTTGCTAATCCCACTTATATTCACT ATTTGGCTCAAAACAGATATTTTGAAGATGAAGCTTTTATAGGCTACTTGAAATACCTTCAGTATTGGCAACGACCAGAGTATATCAAGTTTATAAT GTATCCACATAGCCTCTTTTTTCTCGAGCAACTCCAGAATGAAAGTTTCCGGAATGCAATGGCACATCCTGCCAACAAG GAGTTGGCACACAGGCAGCAATTTTACTTTTGGAAAAACTACAGGAACAACCGGCTGAAGCATATTTTGCCAAGACCCCTTCCAGAGTCGGTTGCTACGCCACAAGCTGCTGCTCCACCTCCAGCACCTGCTACATCAAGAGCTAGTACTATTGCTTCCTCTACTCCAATTCCTACTTCAGCTGCAGGATCAATTCCTTCTCCTATGCCATATGCAATTCCCTCTGGATCTTCACTTGCAAAGAATGATCCCAGGAACAGTGGTGTGGATCGAAGAAAGAAAAAGTAA
- the LOC108215807 gene encoding glutamate dehydrogenase A — MNALAATSRNFRRAARLLNLDSKLEKSLLIPFREIKVECTIPKDDGTLVSYVGFRVQHDNSRGPMKGGIRYHPEVDPDEVNALAQLMTWKTAVADIPYGGAKGGIGCNPKDLSKSELERLTRVFTQKIHDLIGVQTDVPAPDMGTNAQTMAWILDEYSKFHGHSPAIVTGKPIDLGGSLGREAATGRGVVYATKALLEEHGKSVKDLTFAIQGFGNVGSWAGRLLHEQGGKVVAVSDITGAVKNSNGLDIPSLLKHKEDTGSLKNFSGGDDMPAEHLLGQECDVLIPCALGGVLNRENAQDVRAKYIIEAANHPTDPDADEILSKNGVIVLPDIYANSGGVTVSYFEWVQNIQGFMWDEEKVNRELKKYMTRAFLNIKNMCQTHNCDLRMGAFTLGVNRVARATMLRGWEA; from the exons ATGAATGCTCTAGCCGCTACCAGCCGTAATTTCCGACGAGCCGCTCGGCTTCTCAACCTCGACTCGAAACTCGAGAAGAGTCTTCTGATCCCCTTCAGAGAGATCAAG GTTGAATGCACAATCCCAAAAGATGATGGAACCTTGGTGTCTTATGTTGGTTTTAGGGTCCAGCATGATAATTCCCGTGGGCCCATGAAAGGAGGAATCAGATATCATCCTGAG GTCGATCCTGACGAAGTGAATGCCCTGGCTCAATTGATGACATGGAAAACTGCTGTAGCAGACATTCCTTATGGTGGAGCAAAAGGTGGGATTGGATGCAATCCTAAGGATCTAAGTAAGAGTGAGCTGGAACGTCTTACTCGTGTTTTCACTCAAAAAATTCATGATCTGATTGGTGTTCAAACTGATGTTCCTGCCCCAGATATGGGCACCAATGCTCAG ACCATGGCATGGATTTTGGACGAGTACTCAAAATTTCATGGGCATTCGCCAGCTATCGTGACAGGGAAACCAATA GATCTCGGCGGTTCATTAGGTAGGGAAGCAGCTACTGGACGTGGTGTTGTTTATGCAACGAAAGCGTTGTTGGAGGAACATGGAAAGTCAGTTAAAGATCTTACCTTTGCCATTCAG GGTTTTGGAAACGTGGGATCCTGGGCAGGAAGACTCCTTCACGAACAAGGTGGAAAGGTTGTTGCAGTAAGTGACATTACTGGAGCAGTCAAAAACTCAAATGGCCTTGATATACCATCTTTGCTTAAGCATAAAGAAGACACGGGCAGCTTGAAGAATTTTAGCGGTGGAGATGATATGCCTGCAGAGCACTTGCTTGGGCAGGAGTGTGATGTTCTTATACCATGTGCGCTAGGTGGTGTCTTGAACAG AGAAAATGCTCAAGATGTGAGGGcgaaatatataattgaagcAGCAAATCATCCTACTGATCCCGATGCTGATGAG ATTCTTTCTAAAAATGGAGTTATAGTTCTTCCAGATATCTATGCAAATTCTGGGGGCGTGACTGTCAGTTATTTTGAGTGGGTTCAG aacatacaagGTTTCATGTGGGATGAAGAAAAGGTGAATAGGGAACTCAAGAAGTACATGACAAGAGCTTTTCTTAATATTAAGAACATGTGCCAGACACATAACTGTGACCTTCGTATGGGTGCATTCACACTTGGCGTGAACAGGGTTGCTCGTGCTACCATGTTAAGGGGTTGGGAAGCATAA
- the LOC108215808 gene encoding light-harvesting complex-like protein 3 isotype 1, chloroplastic → MFILLFQVVQKTFMASLTVTVSMHKACSTSYFTSKHRSMLKPSCSLATKPAAAAPVVSLNIEGDKSLSLDKSGEIQGESSLHKNKEAAQEPEFFDSRWKEGTWDLNMFVKNGKMDWDGVIVAEARRRKFLEVYPAESTNSAPVLFKTSVIPWWAWVTHSHLPEAELLNGRAAMIGFFAGYIVDGLTGLNVVGQTGNFLCKTGLFLTIIGILLFRRSSDVDKLKKLVDEATFYDKQWQASWQDEESGKPGVSK, encoded by the exons ATGTTCATCCTGTTATTCCAAGTTGTCCAAAAAACATTCATGGCCTCTCTTACTGTTACCGTGTCGATGCACAAGGCTTGCAGCACCTCCTATTTCACCAGCAAACACCGGTCAATGTTGAAGCCTTCATGCTCTTTAGCAACCAAACCAGCAGCAGCAGCCCCCGTTGTCAGTCTTAATATTGAAGGAGACAAGAGTCTAAGCCTGGACAAGTCCGGGGAAATTCAGGGTGAATCATCGCTCCATAAAAACAAAGAAGCAGCTCAGGAACCGGAGTTTTTTGATTCCAGGTGGAAAGAAGGCACATGGGATCTAAACATGTTTGTTAAGAATGGAAAGATGGATTGGGACGGTGTCATAGTTGCTG AAGCGAGAAGAAGAAAATTCCTGGAAGTGTATCCAGCAGAGTCGACTAATTCAGCCCCGGTGCTCTTCAAAACCTCCGTCATACCATGGTGGGCTTGGGTCACACACTCCCATCTCCCCGAAGCTGAGCTGCTAAATg GACGAGCTGCAATGATTGGATTCTTCGCGGGCTATATTGTGGATGGTTTAACCGGACTCAACGTTGTAGGCCAAACTGGAAATTTTCTCTGCAAGACGGGGCTTTTCTTGACAATAATTGGTATCCTTCTTTTTAGACGATCCAGCGACGTTGACAAACTGAAAAAGCTAGTTGATGAAGCTACTTTCTACGACAAGCAATGGCAAGCTTCGTGGCAAGATGAAGAAAGTGGAAAGCCTGGCGTTTCTAAGTAG
- the LOC108215709 gene encoding uncharacterized protein LOC108215709 translates to MSLSKASSEVSSAFDISGESSIREAEDRLREAMEELERRQRRTRHLHPPCDHADDSCVANAIGNLCQSFLLSYGVRVGIGILLRAFKLARGHSYASLLDLKQLVSEKDLIVREEACRVGLLFGGFTGSYHALRCILRKWRKKETPFNVVLAGSVAGLSILALDDSNRRRTLALYLLARLAQCAYNSAKSKNMFHLLGSHLRHGDSLLFSLACAQVMYAFVMRPESLPKSYQDFIQKTGPVAAPIYKAVRDCCRGSPVDIAALSIYLSNRRVSKALKLEEFPSIIPCSMIHPDTSSCVAHNVSATSATFRKTFPLYFSLTFVPFVVLRLQKFMTSPLRTCWHAVTGAVRSTTFLSAFVGIFQGVICLHRKVAVKDHKLVYWVAGGIAALSVLLEKKARRGELALYVLPRAVDSWWYILVNRHLLPDIKNAEVALFCMCMGGIMYYLEHEPDTMAPLLRNLIRRFLASRMSNPGPLPSRNASYTYLHTLDAMKKPNSGETETSVSQTYNLEAIPGL, encoded by the exons ATGTCTCTCTCCAAGGCCTCATCGGAAGTCTCATCGGCGTTCGACATCTCCGGCGAGAGTAGCATTCGCGAAGCCGAGGATCGCCTGAGAGAGGCCATGGAGGAGCTGGAGCGCCGTCAACGCCGGACACGTCATCTTCATCCGCCGTGCGATCACGCAGACGATTCCTGCGTTGCTAACGCCATCGGTAATCTCTGCCAGAGCTTTCTACTCTCTTACGGTGTTCGTGTCGGTATCGGAATCTTGCTCCGTGCTTTTAAGCTCGCTCGTGGTCACTCCTACGCTTCTCTCCTTGATCTCAAG CAACTTGTATCGGAGAAAGATCTTATAGTACGAGAGGAGGCATGCCGAGTTGGTCTTCTATTTGGTGGATTTACGGGATCGTATCATGCTCTACGCTGTATACTGAGGAAGTGGAGAAAGAAAGAGACGCCATTTAATGT AGTCCTAGCAGGTTCTGTTGCTGGTCTGTCTATTCTAGCTTTAGATGATTCGAACCGTAGGCGTACTCTTGCTTTGTATCTTTTGGCTAGACTGGCACAG TGTGCTtataattctgcaaaatcaaaGAATATGTTTCACCTTTTGGGAAGTCATTTGCGACATGGAGATTCTCTGCTCTTCTCTTTAGCCTGTGCACAG GTCATGTATGCTTTTGTGATGCGCCCAGAGAGCTTGCCAAAATCATATCAAGATTTTATACAGAAGACTGGGCCAGTTGCCGCACCTATATATAAAGCTGTGAGGGACTGCTGTAGAGGTTCTCCGGTAGATATTGCTGCATTATCTATTTACTTGTCTAATAGAAGGGTCTCAAAAGCGTTGAAGCTGGAAGAGTTTCCTTCAATTATTCCTTGCTCCATGATTCACCCTGATACAAGTTCGTGTGTAGCCCATAATGTTTCCGCTACATCAGCCACTTTTAGGAAAACCTTTCCTCTGTACTTCTCCCTGACTTTTGTGCCATTCGTAGTTCTACGTCTCCAAAAG TTCATGACGTCTCCCCTCCGAACTTGCTGGCATGCTGTTACAGGAGCTGTTCGCTCAACAACCTTCTTGTCTGCTTTTGTTGGAATCTTTCAG GGGGTAATATGTTTGCATAGAAAGGTGGCTGTAAAGGACCACAAACTTGTATATTGGGTTGCAGGTGGAATAGCTGCTCTATCTGTACTATTGGAGAAAAAAGCAAGAAGAGGAGAACTTGCATTGTATGTTCTTCCACGAGCTGTTGATTCATGGTGGTATATATTAGTGAATCGCCACCTGCTTCCTGATATTAAGAACGCCGAG GTAGCTCTTTTTTGCATGTGTATGGGTGGAATAATGTACTACTTGGAACATGAGCCGGACACCATGGCACCACTGCTTAGAAACCTTATCCGTCGATTTCTTGCCAGCAGAATGAGCAACCCAGGCCCTCTACCAAGTAGAAATGCATCTTACACCTATCTACATACGCTTGATGCAATGAAAAAACCTAATTCGGGGGAGACTGAAACATCAGTATCGCAAACATACAATCTTGAAGCTATACCTGGACTGTAA
- the LOC108216056 gene encoding ATP-dependent DNA helicase SRS2-like protein At4g25120 encodes MENKHNSSLEGSVLSAEQRSRISQNYRAAKAILDRKRRRDSDQLLLKKHVAKEIDCCPASVPVPVNKRVPLSDISSNNLNPSFWESAKLLDSECIGDGLGNTIGKSVGGNEVNVPLKQGSGWDTFRTSVKPVIGNGIELSGGIGGNLTKEVVCAEFGKGVGSYQSTTQRPDFNRSLCSGNMTTSRVGLGDRAPVNLSVGKMIKVDENGKTGDPFKTPTRQVKCNGSSFSAGVGGNVSGLSNGVSAENKPVADIRKRPSTQHDIIKSSEGSSIGPLSTVTVSDGSRMNSYITPVRQVGYPCLRESFGFLDEEFDESILQQIDALCENRPRVISCTDEMVGNVQMNGQCAEIDDGDCKTNVGSIGMVESLKSGELLDCTDVLDCVEDGSKVSETSKTSSMPEAYAKYIQSLNDKQREAACSDISTPLVIVAGPGSGKTSTMVGRVLMLLNEGISPSNILAMTFTTAAASEMRDRIGAVAGKEVSKELMISTFHSFSLQLCRSQAEKLERTPEFLIYGQGQQRRAIIEAIRLLDNGNNGKDGENMCKLGKESNDINSPQFSKDKAKKWLKFVTQAKASGKNSQDFQKLGNEIGAAILQNYSNILKSCNALDYHDLITCSVKLLTDFPEVLKECQESWKAIVIDEFQDTSAMQYSLLRTLASHNRITIVGDEDQSIFSFNGANAFGFNSFRKDFPMYKEIRLDKNYRSTRCIIEAASFLIRNNAKRSQTKRVLTDNSSGSKITVKECCNEDAQCAFVVDKILENTSDGTSNNSFGNVAVLYRRQVSGKIFQKAFRDRNIPFNIHGVAFYRKKVVKSIMSMLNTTLPGCDDDSFRRVFKALLPFEKEEKKKVIEHIDKISTVRRCTFISAARDIFSAKISGTFKRSQLTQGRKVLLTLDMILKLVNREQSISAVISSVANMIPQKYLLEQRAVIDVDGGKLLNEDNDLRSVLHYLLDDVSEYLKLEKSATERTKNAAEEKGCIDLLKGFIDYISVRERENFRSRRHENEHSVTLTTIHQSKGLEWDTVFIVKANESEIPLLHESNGVTHGSALSLEEERRLLYVAMTRAKKKLFILYVLMDSSWQVLQPSRFLKEIPKHLQEGEDEEILNNQQTFCGDLPVETLDYVNNGIPVKSESTETDMMPDESNSISVNEASEDSMELIQACNGNSFIRRFSTEDRSVVSHLFHQWAKKAAFQEPKRLLDKVGFVIDERLRIRKSTHKDVLRELKSCLSTDEAFQYAEYVLQWERIPADQRAYIMKEKQEHFLKQRIENAMGSSEPTPKQIGYLRSLGCTIVPTSRLHASRLIEQYKAL; translated from the exons ATGGAAAATAAACACAATTCATCTCTCGAAGGCAGCGTGTTATCAGCCGAGCAACGGTCTCGAATTTCGCAAAATTACAGAGCTGCTAAGGCCATTCTTGATCGGAAACGACGCCGTGATTCCGATCAGCTTTTGCTTAA AAAACATGTTGCCAAAGAGATTGATTGTTGTCCGGCTTCGGTTCCGGTTCCGGTGAATAAGAGGGTTCCTCTTTCGGACATTTCGTCCAACAATTTAAACCCGAGTTTTTGGGAGAGTGCTAAGTTATTGGATAGTGAGTGTATTGGAGATGGTTTGGGGAATACGATTGGGAAAAGTGTTGGTGGAAATGAAGTAAATGTTCCCTTAAAGCAAGGGAGTGGTTGGGATACGTTTAGAACCTCGGTTAAACCTGTAATTGGCAATGGAATTGAATTGAGTGGGGGTATCGGGGGTAATTTAACGAAAGAGGTTGTTTGTGCTGAGTTTGGAAAGGGGGTTGGTTCGTATCAAAGCACAACTCAGAGGCCTGATTTTAACCGGAGTTTGTGTTCTGGGAACATGACTACTAGTAGGGTTGGATTAGGTGATCGTGCCCCAGTTAATTTGAGTGTGGGGAAAATGATTAAGGTGGACGAGAACGGAAAGACTGGTGATCCTTTCAAAACCCCGACTAGACAAGTAAAATGTAATGGAAGTTCATTTTCTGCTGGTGTAGGTGGAAATGTAAGTGGATTAAGTAACGGTGTCTCAGCTGAAAATAAACCGGTTGCGGATATACGTAAAAGACCAAGCACACAGCATGATATCATCAAATCCAGTGAGGGTAGCTCTATTGGTCCGTTAAGTACAGTGACTGTGAGCGATGGTTCCAGGATGAACTCTTACATTACTCCTGTGAGACAAGTGGGGTATCCTTGTTTGAGGGAGTCATTTGGCTTCTTGGACGAAGAATTTGATGAGTCTATCTTACAACAAATTGATGCTTTATGTGAGAATAGGCCAAGAGTGATATCTTGTACAGATGAGATGGTTGGCAATGTGCAAATGAATGGGCAGTGTGCAGAAATTGATGACGGGGACTGTAAAACCAATGTCGGCTCAATTGGTATGGTGGAAAGTCTAAAATCTGGAGAGCTTTTGGATTGCACTGATGTTCTGGATTGTGTAGAAGACGGGTCTAAAGTATCTGAAACTTCAAAAACTAGCAGCATGCCCGAGGCATATGCAAAGTATATACAGTCTTTAAATGACAAGCAAAGGGAAGCAGCCTGTAGTGACATTTCAACACCTCTAGTCATTGTTGCCGGACCAGGAAGCGGTAAG ACTTCAACAATGGTTGGGCGTGTCCTTATGCTGCTTAATGAG GGCATTAGTCCTTCCAACATACTAGCCATGACATTTACTACGGCTGCTGCCTCTGAAATGAGAGATCGTATAGGAGCAGTGGCTGGAAAGGAAGTATCTAAGGAGTTGATGATCAGCACATTCCACTCATTTTCTTTGCAATTATGTCGTTCACAAGCTGAAAA GTTAGAACGTACCCCTGAATTCTTGATCTATGGGCAAGGGCAACAAAGAAGAGCTATCATAGAGGCTATTCGCCTGTTGGACAATGGAAATAATGGGAAAGATGGTGAAAATATGTGCAAACTAGGTAAAGAGTCTAATGACATAAATTCTCCCCAGTTCTCTAAAGATAAGGCCAAAAAATGGCTGAAATTTGTGACTCAG GCTAAAGCTTCAGGAAAGAATTCACAGGACTTTCAGAAGTTGGGGAATGAGATAGGA GCTGCAATTCTTCAAAACTACAGCAACATTTTAAAATCTTGTAATGCCCTGGATTACCATGATCTGATCACTTGTTCAGTGAAGTTACTAACTGATTTTCCTGAAG TGCTGAAGGAGTGCCAGGAATCTTGGAAAGCAATTGTTATTGATGAGTTTCAGGACACTAGTGCCATGCAATATAGTTTGCTACGAACTCTTGCATCCCATAACAGAATAACTATTGTGGGCGATGAAGATCAG TCCATTTTTAGCTTCAATGGTGCAAACGCTTTTGGATTCAATTCATTCCGTAAAGATTTTCCAATGTACAAAGAG ATAAGATTAGATAAAAACTATCGTTCAACTCGCTGCATCATTGAAGCTGCATCTTTCCTAATACGAAATAATGCAAAGCGTAGCCAAACAAAACGTGTACTTACAGATAATTCTTCTGGATCTAAG ATCACTGTCAAGGAATGCTGTAACGAGGATGCACAATGTGCATTTGTTGTGGATAAGATCTTAGAAAATACTTCTGATGGCACATCTAATAATTCCTTTGGAAATGTAGCTGTTCTCTACCGGAGGCAG GTGTCAGGAAAAATCTTCCAGAAAGCCTTCCGAGATAGAAACATTCCGTTTAACATCCATGGTGTGGCTTTCTACAGAAAAAAG GTAGTTAAATCAATTATGTCCATGCTTAATACAACCTTACCTGGCTGTGATGATGATTCATTTCGTCGGGTATTTAAGGCATTGCTACCTTTCGAGAAAGAGGAGAAGAAAAAG GTAATTGAACACATTGACAAAATTTCAACTGTAAGGAGATGCACCTTCATATCTGCTGCTCGTGACATATTTAGTGCAAAGATCTCTGGTACCTTCAAGAG GAGTCAGCTTACCCAAGGTCGCAAAGTGTTGCTCACTTTAGACATGATATTGAAACTTGTTAATCGG GAACAGTCAATTTCAGCTGTAATCAGTTCGGTGGCAAACATGATACCTCAG AAATACCTTCTTGAACAAAGGGCAGTAATAGATGTTGATGGAGGAAAGTTGTTGAATGAAGACAATGACCTTAGATCG GTGCTCCACTACCTATTAGATGATGTCTCTGAATATCTTAAATTGGAGAAGAGTGCAACTGAAAGGACAAAAAATGCAGCAGAAGAGAAAGGGTGCATAGATCTACTAAAGGgttttattgattatatatctgTCCGAGAAAGAGAGAATTTTCGTTCTAGGAGACATGAAAATGAACATTCTGTCACCCTTACCACCATCCATCAG TCTAAAGGCTTGGAGTGGGACACTGTCTTTATAGTGAAG GCAAATGAGTCTGAGATCCCGCTGTTGCACGAAAGTAATGGTGTTACACATGGATCTGCTTTATCTCTCGAG GAAGAAAGGCGTTTGCTGTATGTAGCCATGACTCGTGCAAAGAAAAAACTTTTCATTCTTTATGTCCTTATGGATTCCAGTTGGCAG GTCCTTCAACCTTCACGGTTTCTAAAGGAAATCCCTAAGCACCTCCAAGAGGGCGAG GATGAGGAAATCCTAAACAATCAACAGACTTTTTGTGGGGATCTCCCAGTAGAGACTCTCGATTACGTGAACAATGGGATACCAGTTAAAAGTGAATCTACTGAGACAGATATGATGCCTGATGAATCTAATAGTATTTCAGTAAATGAGGCCTCCGAAGATTCAATGGAACTAATTCAGGCATGCAATGGAAACAGTTTTATAAGAAG ATTTAGTACAGAGGATCGAAGTGTTGTTTCCCACCTGTTCCATCAATGGGCCAAGAAGGCAGCATTTCAGGAACCAAAAAGGTTACTTGACAAG GTCGGTTTTGTGATTGATGAGCGCCTGAGAATTAGAAAGAGTACACACAAG GATGTATTGCGTGAACTGAAGTCCTGTTTGAGCACTGATGAGGCCTTTCAATATGCAGAATAT gtTCTACAGTGGGAACGAATTCCTGCTGACCAGCGTGCTTACATAATGAAGGAGAAG